The following proteins are co-located in the Geovibrio ferrireducens genome:
- a CDS encoding DUF445 family protein — translation MQPQTINLIVTPFITGLVGYVTNWLAIKMLFRPHRRRWYSFGWIGVIPRNRSKLASKIGIMVGEKLIGEEEIAKAVKSENVQNAISATIEKELEKFLKTDHGSISDILEKIGLHEETVIKKLTELLADEATLNSLSDALSSISAPMLERLADTEISSLLPDGGLEPVLKKVFTEGKWQPAVINELSNRLNNLVLSGKSFADILPDKLNESTGKIADFLTDRALDILDKLFEDAESRNKVAERLTSLKDGMFGGGGIDQLKLGFLNMFLNEDTINDLVQEHLPKLIGGIKGDPVLKRRISNGIKGKIDDFLKKPLYAHAGKIGFETIYEVRSDYITRIQKYLSSEGFAESISKAACNMLTERGATIGSAARMIGIDLKNGDTAQNLIKKLAGSGVLKNTLPHAIYKILKGIRAVNLYDDMPKKSFLAVKTKLLEEINILLEKNVPGMVRAVDLPGIVENKINKLNLYEVEDILFDFMKDQFKWINRLGFVLGFLFGLVQIAIITLL, via the coding sequence TTGCAGCCGCAAACAATTAATCTCATAGTCACGCCGTTCATAACCGGCTTAGTCGGTTATGTGACAAACTGGCTTGCAATCAAGATGCTCTTCCGCCCGCACAGGCGGAGGTGGTATTCATTCGGCTGGATAGGAGTGATACCCCGCAACCGCTCCAAGCTCGCATCCAAAATAGGCATTATGGTCGGTGAAAAACTGATAGGCGAGGAAGAGATAGCCAAGGCTGTCAAATCCGAGAATGTTCAGAACGCCATTTCCGCCACAATAGAAAAAGAGCTTGAGAAGTTCCTCAAAACCGACCACGGAAGCATAAGCGACATCCTTGAAAAAATAGGTCTCCATGAAGAAACAGTGATAAAAAAACTCACTGAGCTTCTGGCTGATGAAGCAACACTGAACAGCCTCAGCGATGCGCTTTCATCCATATCCGCACCCATGCTTGAGCGTCTGGCGGATACGGAAATAAGCAGCCTTCTCCCTGACGGAGGGCTTGAGCCTGTCCTTAAAAAAGTGTTCACTGAGGGCAAATGGCAGCCCGCGGTCATAAATGAACTCTCCAACAGGCTGAACAACCTTGTTCTCTCCGGAAAATCATTCGCTGATATTCTGCCTGACAAGCTGAATGAATCCACAGGCAAAATTGCCGATTTCCTCACAGACAGGGCACTGGATATTCTCGACAAGCTGTTTGAGGATGCCGAATCCCGCAATAAGGTTGCTGAAAGGCTCACAAGCCTTAAAGACGGCATGTTCGGCGGAGGCGGAATAGACCAGCTTAAACTCGGCTTTCTGAACATGTTCCTCAATGAGGACACTATAAACGACCTTGTGCAGGAGCACCTGCCCAAGCTCATCGGCGGAATAAAGGGCGATCCTGTCCTGAAACGCAGAATTTCTAACGGTATAAAAGGCAAAATAGACGATTTTCTCAAAAAACCGCTCTATGCCCACGCAGGGAAAATAGGTTTTGAAACCATATATGAAGTCAGAAGCGACTACATCACCCGCATTCAGAAATACCTCTCCTCGGAAGGCTTTGCGGAAAGCATATCAAAAGCCGCCTGCAACATGCTCACTGAACGCGGAGCTACCATCGGCTCTGCGGCACGGATGATAGGCATAGACCTCAAAAACGGGGACACGGCGCAGAACCTCATCAAAAAACTTGCGGGCTCAGGTGTGCTGAAAAACACCCTGCCCCACGCTATATACAAAATACTCAAAGGCATAAGGGCAGTTAACCTTTATGATGATATGCCGAAAAAGTCTTTTCTGGCGGTGAAAACCAAGCTTCTGGAGGAGATAAACATTCTTCTGGAAAAAAACGTGCCCGGCATGGTTCGTGCGGTGGATCTGCCCGGAATAGTTGAGAATAAAATAAACAAGCTGAATCTGTATGAGGTGGAGGACATTCTCTTTGACTTCATGAAGGATCAGTTCAAATGGATAAACAGACTGGGGTTTGTGCTCGGATTTCTGTTCGGGCTTGTTCAGATTGCCATTATCACACTGCTTTGA
- a CDS encoding EAL domain-containing protein — protein sequence MNGFNIREIIEKESVITHFQPIISLKEKRVVGIEALSRGIKPVCGSIIPPSVMFESAKQNNCLVELDRLCRKKALQNFREFAQNEDLILFVNLDASILDMIEINGKSWTKSFADEAGIDCSMIAIEIVESRVEKNENLVHFVKKHKDYGFFVTLDDFGAYHSNLDRIVKSKPNIIKIDRSLVANMNNDYYQQSIVRSIIELARKIGSLTLAEGLETEEDVVKCYELGVDLFQGFYFSQPITDYNSIKESCDEEIEKISKSIKVHLNGIITRKQQQHKHFEAILDRLVDEIRTSGSAAETCFLQEVIDRHLEIEKICILDSEGIQTAQAVSKNCVSKNGFHRLYWPSTENVDHSLKDYYYFLMRLDIKKFYTDPFMSILSGRLCRTMSSRYLRSGREEVVCIDFVEAKADMNINKSSSL from the coding sequence GTGAACGGTTTCAACATTCGGGAAATTATTGAAAAAGAAAGTGTCATCACTCACTTTCAGCCTATAATCAGCCTTAAGGAAAAACGGGTTGTGGGTATAGAGGCGCTCAGCAGAGGCATTAAACCTGTCTGCGGGAGCATAATCCCCCCTTCTGTCATGTTTGAATCCGCCAAGCAGAACAACTGCCTTGTTGAGCTGGACAGGCTCTGCCGCAAAAAAGCATTGCAGAATTTCCGCGAATTTGCGCAGAATGAAGACCTGATCCTCTTCGTAAACCTTGATGCATCAATCCTGGACATGATCGAAATAAACGGCAAGTCATGGACAAAATCATTTGCTGATGAGGCAGGCATAGACTGCAGCATGATAGCAATCGAAATAGTGGAATCACGCGTGGAAAAGAACGAAAACCTGGTTCACTTCGTAAAAAAGCATAAGGACTACGGCTTTTTCGTCACTCTTGATGACTTCGGCGCATACCACTCCAACCTTGACCGCATTGTAAAATCCAAGCCAAACATTATAAAAATTGACCGCTCGCTGGTGGCAAACATGAATAATGACTACTACCAGCAGTCAATTGTACGTTCAATAATAGAACTTGCCCGAAAAATTGGCTCCCTCACCCTCGCAGAAGGACTTGAGACAGAAGAAGATGTCGTCAAGTGCTATGAGCTCGGCGTTGACCTGTTTCAGGGGTTTTATTTCAGCCAGCCAATAACCGATTACAACAGCATAAAAGAAAGCTGCGATGAGGAGATTGAAAAAATCTCAAAAAGCATAAAGGTGCACCTCAACGGCATAATAACCAGAAAACAGCAGCAGCATAAACATTTTGAGGCGATTCTGGACAGGCTTGTGGATGAGATACGCACCTCCGGCTCTGCCGCGGAGACATGCTTCCTGCAGGAAGTCATAGACAGGCATCTGGAAATCGAAAAAATATGCATTCTGGACAGCGAAGGCATACAGACCGCTCAGGCAGTCAGCAAAAACTGTGTTTCCAAAAACGGATTCCACAGACTTTACTGGCCAAGCACGGAAAACGTGGATCATTCTCTGAAAGATTACTATTATTTTCTGATGCGCCTTGATATAAAAAAGTTTTATACTGATCCGTTCATGTCCATCCTCTCCGGCAGGCTGTGCAGAACCATGTCATCCAGATACCTGCGCAGCGGAAGGGAAGAGGTCGTCTGCATTGATTTTGTGGAGGCAAAGGCGGATATGAATATTAATAAAAGCAGTTCGCTGTGA
- a CDS encoding EAL domain-containing protein, translating into MNFDIKAILAKESIITAFQPIVSLKRKKIVGLEALTRGYDTANDTMIAPNLLFEAADEADATIELDRLCRRTAIKNFRKIKNFKDMVLFVNLNTAVLNQDGELQMRTKQYADQEGVSYCNIAMEIVESAVENNSKLIEVIEKYRELGFFVALDDFGALHSNLNRLVITKPDIIKIDRCLVNNVSKSYYQRSIIKSIIELAKTIGSLTLAEGLEEEEDIFTCYEMGIDLYQGFYFARPGAFDEIAVENCINRILTCADKIKRNIETSIHENKEKHKENQKIIEEVERRLNKLAIKDFFQEFQETANENDSVQCIYLLDSNGTQIGPTICGCGKKSLKQNHFFRPAEELDDHSLKDYYYYISHLGLERFYTNPYISLASGQLCRTASFLTNAGAKNYIVCIDFIEQKLHAET; encoded by the coding sequence TTGAACTTTGATATAAAAGCAATACTGGCGAAAGAATCTATAATAACAGCCTTTCAGCCCATAGTGAGCCTCAAGAGAAAAAAGATAGTCGGCCTTGAAGCTCTCACCAGAGGCTACGACACCGCAAATGACACCATGATCGCCCCGAATCTTCTTTTCGAAGCGGCGGATGAAGCGGATGCAACCATCGAACTGGACAGGCTCTGCCGCAGAACCGCCATAAAAAACTTCAGAAAAATAAAGAATTTTAAAGATATGGTGCTGTTCGTAAACCTCAACACTGCTGTTCTTAATCAGGACGGAGAACTCCAGATGCGCACCAAGCAGTACGCTGATCAGGAGGGTGTTTCCTACTGCAACATAGCAATGGAGATCGTTGAGTCTGCTGTGGAGAATAACAGCAAGCTTATTGAAGTGATAGAGAAATACCGTGAACTCGGTTTCTTTGTCGCTTTGGATGACTTCGGCGCGCTGCACTCAAACCTCAACAGGCTGGTGATCACCAAACCTGACATAATAAAAATAGACCGCTGCCTTGTAAACAACGTCAGCAAGAGCTATTACCAGCGCTCAATCATAAAATCGATCATAGAGCTCGCCAAAACAATCGGTTCCCTAACCCTTGCGGAAGGTCTGGAGGAGGAAGAGGACATATTCACCTGCTATGAAATGGGGATAGACCTCTATCAGGGTTTCTATTTCGCAAGACCCGGCGCATTTGATGAAATAGCAGTGGAAAACTGCATCAACCGGATACTTACCTGCGCTGATAAAATTAAAAGAAACATAGAAACATCCATTCATGAAAATAAAGAAAAGCATAAGGAAAACCAGAAGATTATCGAAGAGGTTGAACGGAGGCTGAACAAGCTTGCCATAAAAGACTTCTTTCAGGAGTTTCAGGAAACGGCAAACGAAAACGACTCTGTTCAGTGCATTTACCTGCTCGATTCAAACGGTACGCAGATAGGCCCCACCATCTGCGGCTGCGGTAAGAAGTCACTCAAACAAAACCACTTTTTCAGGCCGGCCGAGGAACTGGACGATCATTCGTTAAAGGACTACTATTATTATATAAGCCATCTCGGACTGGAGAGATTCTACACTAACCCGTATATATCCCTCGCCTCAGGGCAGCTTTGCCGCACGGCATCCTTTCTCACAAATGCGGGAGCAAAAAACTATATAGTCTGCATAGATTTCATAGAGCAGAAGCTGCACGCCGAAACCTAA
- the cls gene encoding cardiolipin synthase, whose amino-acid sequence MDLFFQHLGEVISLILVLVILSGRREARANFSWLMVVVLFPFIGAVMYILLGNPRLKRMLEKKFKSYQSIALKKYVKHDEEFDKSGLGALVEKITGVAPHMCSNLKLIIGGGEKYSLLGEDISSAEKYVLMEYYVFRNDFAGQFFADLLIDTAERGVKVYLLVDGFGSFGFTLSSTYRRLKKSKVNIAVFHPPLGFKTVSRMNFRNHRKIAIVDGRVCYTGGMNIGREYMGGFFGNRKWFDAHLSFGGDAVYPVEEVFAEDWLFATGESIEELIKSAQVERGGDTTVQVVPSGPHMPRPLIYSTLFSTLNRAKKSVVIVTPYLVPDQPVIETLKNISRQGIDVTVILPGRNNQPLAAAAGRSYYEELIENGVRIYETKGIMLHAKIVVIDDYFVITGSANMDGRSFKINFELNIVAYSGAFAEDVDRLVRYYLCHSEEVELKAVRNRPFSVRVFEGVCRTLGPVL is encoded by the coding sequence TTGGATCTGTTTTTTCAGCATCTGGGGGAAGTTATATCGCTTATACTTGTCCTTGTTATTCTCTCCGGCCGGAGGGAGGCGAGGGCGAACTTCTCATGGCTTATGGTGGTTGTTCTGTTTCCGTTCATAGGCGCAGTGATGTACATACTTCTCGGTAATCCGAGACTTAAGCGCATGCTTGAGAAGAAGTTTAAGTCATACCAGTCCATAGCCCTCAAAAAATACGTTAAGCATGATGAAGAGTTCGATAAGAGCGGTCTGGGCGCACTTGTGGAGAAGATAACCGGGGTTGCGCCGCATATGTGCAGCAATCTGAAACTTATAATAGGCGGAGGGGAGAAATATTCGCTCCTCGGCGAGGACATAAGCTCGGCTGAGAAGTATGTGCTCATGGAGTATTACGTTTTCAGGAACGACTTTGCGGGGCAGTTCTTTGCAGATCTGCTCATAGACACCGCTGAAAGAGGTGTGAAGGTCTACCTTCTGGTGGACGGCTTCGGCTCTTTCGGCTTCACATTAAGCAGCACTTACCGGAGACTCAAGAAAAGCAAGGTGAACATAGCCGTTTTCCATCCGCCGTTAGGGTTTAAAACAGTTTCACGCATGAACTTCCGTAATCACCGCAAAATAGCAATAGTGGACGGCAGAGTGTGCTACACAGGCGGCATGAACATAGGCAGAGAATACATGGGCGGGTTTTTCGGCAACAGGAAATGGTTTGACGCTCACCTTTCCTTCGGCGGAGATGCGGTTTACCCGGTGGAGGAAGTTTTTGCCGAGGACTGGCTTTTTGCCACAGGGGAAAGCATAGAGGAGCTTATAAAAAGCGCTCAGGTGGAGCGCGGCGGCGATACCACGGTTCAGGTTGTGCCCTCCGGTCCCCATATGCCTCGCCCGCTGATATACAGCACCCTTTTCAGCACCCTGAACAGGGCGAAAAAGTCCGTTGTGATTGTCACTCCTTACCTTGTACCCGATCAGCCTGTTATAGAGACTCTTAAGAATATCAGCAGACAGGGGATAGATGTAACCGTAATTCTCCCCGGCAGGAACAACCAGCCCCTTGCCGCTGCCGCGGGGCGCTCGTATTACGAGGAGCTTATCGAGAACGGAGTGAGGATTTACGAAACCAAGGGCATAATGCTCCATGCGAAGATTGTTGTTATTGATGATTATTTTGTTATCACAGGTTCCGCCAACATGGACGGCAGGAGCTTTAAGATAAATTTTGAGCTTAACATAGTGGCTTATTCCGGAGCCTTTGCTGAGGATGTGGACAGGCTTGTCCGCTATTATCTCTGCCATTCCGAAGAGGTCGAGCTTAAAGCTGTGAGGAACCGTCCGTTTTCTGTGCGTGTTTTTGAGGGTGTATGCCGGACACTGGGGCCTGTTCTTTAG
- a CDS encoding TIGR01212 family radical SAM protein (This family includes YhcC from E. coli K-12, an uncharacterized radical SAM protein.), translating to MMTDNLYLDLNTYLRRRFGQKVWKVPVDAGFTCPNRDGTKGHSGCIYCNNESFSGASAGEITEQVKRRIEALKQKNINAYIIYFQSYSNTYGTLDEIEAKMESALVDDGIVSVHIGTRPDTVDDEKLDYLAELNKRYEVVVEYGLQSSNPETLRIINRGHTAEDFAEAVRKTSVRGIKSCAHIILGLPNDTREDMLETVRFAAACGVYSVKFHHLHVVKDTELENIYNQSKIKVMDVREYADVLAECIALLPEETVIARLMGDAAGETLIAPRWGISKNEFINLLKSVMREKGLRQGVLFGR from the coding sequence ATGATGACCGACAACCTGTACCTCGATCTGAATACCTATCTCCGCCGCCGGTTCGGGCAAAAGGTGTGGAAAGTGCCTGTGGATGCGGGCTTCACATGCCCCAACAGGGACGGAACCAAGGGGCATTCAGGGTGTATTTACTGCAATAATGAGTCATTCTCCGGTGCGTCAGCAGGCGAAATAACGGAGCAGGTGAAGAGGCGCATTGAGGCTCTGAAACAGAAGAATATCAATGCGTATATCATATATTTTCAGTCATACTCAAACACTTACGGCACTCTTGATGAGATAGAAGCTAAAATGGAAAGTGCCCTCGTTGATGACGGCATAGTGTCTGTCCATATAGGCACACGCCCGGACACGGTGGATGATGAAAAGCTTGACTATCTGGCGGAGTTAAACAAGCGCTATGAGGTGGTTGTGGAGTACGGGCTGCAATCCTCAAACCCTGAAACCCTGCGTATAATAAACCGCGGCCACACAGCGGAGGATTTCGCGGAAGCAGTGCGGAAAACCTCTGTGCGGGGAATAAAGTCCTGCGCTCATATTATCCTCGGTCTGCCGAACGACACCCGTGAAGATATGCTGGAAACCGTGCGTTTTGCCGCTGCCTGCGGGGTTTATTCCGTGAAGTTCCATCATCTTCACGTAGTGAAGGATACGGAGCTTGAAAATATTTATAATCAGAGTAAAATCAAGGTTATGGACGTGCGTGAATATGCGGATGTTCTGGCGGAGTGCATTGCGCTTCTGCCGGAGGAAACTGTCATTGCGCGTCTTATGGGTGATGCCGCAGGGGAAACGCTTATTGCGCCCCGGTGGGGAATCTCCAAGAATGAGTTTATTAATCTTCTCAAAAGCGTAATGCGTGAAAAGGGACTGCGTCAGGGAGTTTTATTCGGGAGATGA
- a CDS encoding DUF6036 family nucleotidyltransferase → MRRHELEHLLRAAGAVTDQKKIIVIGSQSVLGSVPDAPDELLMSMEADMYPAEKPELADIIDGSIGELSPFEKTFGYYAQGVGPETAILPAGWDVRTVEIHNRNTDGVTGMCLEPHDLAASKLAVGREKDSVFVRAMLKHQIISMNKLHDRISLLPVDEERKVYLKKIAESLTK, encoded by the coding sequence ATGAGGAGGCATGAACTTGAACACCTGCTCAGAGCAGCGGGAGCAGTAACTGATCAGAAAAAAATAATTGTTATAGGCAGCCAGTCAGTACTCGGCTCTGTCCCGGATGCTCCTGATGAACTGCTGATGTCCATGGAGGCAGACATGTACCCGGCAGAAAAGCCGGAGCTCGCTGATATTATAGACGGTTCAATAGGGGAACTTTCCCCTTTTGAAAAAACCTTCGGATATTATGCGCAGGGGGTCGGCCCGGAAACTGCAATTCTGCCCGCAGGCTGGGACGTACGCACAGTTGAAATACACAACAGAAACACAGATGGTGTGACAGGTATGTGTCTTGAACCGCATGATCTCGCAGCATCAAAACTGGCTGTCGGCAGGGAGAAAGATTCAGTCTTTGTCAGAGCAATGCTGAAACATCAAATAATCAGCATGAACAAACTTCATGACCGCATAAGCCTTCTGCCCGTGGACGAGGAAAGAAAGGTATACCTGAAAAAAATTGCAGAATCTTTGACAAAATAA
- a CDS encoding Trm112 family protein: MALKPELIEVLACPKCKTGVRVSKNGKAIVCDTCRLIYEIKDDIPVMLIDEAKQVENTEEY; encoded by the coding sequence ATGGCTTTAAAACCCGAACTTATAGAAGTGCTTGCATGCCCCAAATGCAAAACAGGCGTGAGAGTTTCAAAAAACGGCAAAGCGATAGTCTGTGACACATGCCGCCTTATTTACGAGATAAAAGACGACATCCCTGTAATGCTTATTGACGAAGCAAAACAGGTCGAGAACACGGAAGAGTATTAA
- a CDS encoding NAD(P)H-hydrate dehydratase, with translation MEILSSSSMAEADRLTIQETGIPSAVLMENAAAGVFDYISSLEIPKDRIAIAAGSGNNGGDGFALARRLANAGCIVDVFVCQPEKLKGDAKLNYDILLKFPVSIIELDDEAPLFDSYDITVDALFGTGFKGEITGFYAALIESVNETSNFVISIDIPSGLSGSSHNVSGICVDADATVTFCRPKIPHCMYPAKKFCGEVAVVDISIPDFNVEAVSEGLYLVTEDLLPRLAKREPDSHKGTYGHAVIAGGSAGKTGAAVMASISCSAAGAGLVTCMIPTSLNYTAELGALEIMSFPVGIEDHFKAEGAEEAVDFLEGKSALGIGPGIGRKEETGTFIREILSKSTVTAIVDADGLYHLDKETLETLRGRAVLTPHIGEFARMTGLSADEVQADRLNLARTFAAQYGVVLVLKSADTITATPEGITFINTSGSPALAKGGSGDCLTGLITGFISQGYEPAEAAVLGCYILGAASRRAAEGKSERSVMTTDVISRIGAVISELED, from the coding sequence ATGGAAATTCTCAGTTCCTCCTCCATGGCCGAGGCGGACAGGCTGACCATTCAGGAAACGGGGATTCCTTCCGCCGTGCTGATGGAAAATGCCGCCGCAGGCGTTTTTGACTATATAAGCTCACTTGAGATCCCCAAGGACAGAATAGCTATCGCAGCAGGTTCCGGCAATAACGGCGGAGACGGTTTCGCCCTCGCCCGCCGTCTGGCAAACGCAGGCTGCATTGTGGATGTATTTGTCTGTCAGCCTGAAAAGCTCAAAGGCGATGCAAAGCTGAACTACGATATTCTGCTGAAATTTCCGGTAAGCATTATAGAGCTTGATGACGAGGCTCCGCTGTTTGATTCATACGACATAACAGTGGACGCTCTCTTCGGAACAGGGTTTAAGGGTGAGATAACAGGCTTTTACGCCGCGCTTATCGAATCAGTGAACGAAACATCAAACTTCGTTATCTCCATAGACATACCCAGCGGACTTTCCGGCAGTTCCCATAATGTAAGTGGCATATGCGTTGACGCTGATGCCACAGTGACATTCTGCCGCCCGAAAATTCCCCACTGCATGTACCCCGCCAAAAAATTCTGCGGCGAAGTGGCAGTGGTGGACATATCCATACCGGACTTCAATGTTGAGGCAGTTTCTGAAGGGCTTTACCTCGTTACGGAAGATCTCCTTCCGAGGCTTGCAAAAAGAGAGCCCGATTCCCACAAGGGAACATACGGACACGCGGTAATCGCCGGAGGCTCAGCGGGAAAAACCGGAGCAGCCGTTATGGCCTCAATATCCTGCTCCGCTGCGGGCGCAGGGCTTGTAACCTGCATGATACCAACCAGCCTTAACTATACGGCGGAACTGGGCGCACTTGAGATAATGAGCTTTCCGGTCGGTATAGAAGACCATTTCAAAGCCGAAGGCGCAGAGGAAGCGGTGGATTTCCTTGAAGGGAAAAGCGCTCTGGGTATAGGCCCCGGAATCGGCAGAAAGGAAGAGACCGGAACATTCATCCGTGAAATACTGTCCAAAAGCACAGTTACCGCCATTGTTGACGCTGACGGTCTGTACCACCTTGACAAAGAAACTCTGGAAACGCTGCGCGGACGTGCAGTGCTTACCCCTCATATAGGTGAATTTGCCCGTATGACAGGGCTCTCAGCAGATGAGGTTCAGGCAGACAGGCTGAATTTAGCCCGCACATTTGCCGCACAGTACGGCGTGGTGCTTGTGCTGAAAAGCGCCGATACAATAACAGCAACTCCCGAAGGCATAACCTTCATAAATACAAGCGGTTCCCCCGCACTCGCCAAAGGCGGCAGCGGCGACTGTCTCACAGGGCTTATAACAGGATTCATCTCACAGGGGTACGAACCAGCTGAGGCGGCTGTCCTCGGCTGTTACATCCTCGGTGCGGCGTCACGCAGAGCAGCAGAAGGCAAAAGCGAAAGAAGCGTGATGACCACTGACGTGATAAGCCGGATCGGAGCGGTGATAAGTGAACTTGAAGATTAA
- the tsaE gene encoding tRNA (adenosine(37)-N6)-threonylcarbamoyltransferase complex ATPase subunit type 1 TsaE — translation MNLKINTSSPEETAKAAKSLINELTGKTVLLNGNLGAGKTTFVKAFAKESGCREEGSSPTFTLMQRYRGETDILHFDLYRLNHFEELETIGFFETMEEKATKFIEWAEKFRLQDELESFVIIDIKNLGGDERELHIKE, via the coding sequence GTGAACTTGAAGATTAACACATCATCACCGGAGGAAACCGCCAAAGCGGCAAAAAGCCTTATAAACGAGCTCACAGGAAAGACAGTTCTCCTCAACGGAAATCTGGGCGCAGGCAAGACAACTTTTGTGAAGGCCTTCGCCAAAGAGTCCGGTTGCAGGGAGGAGGGCTCCAGCCCCACCTTTACCCTGATGCAGAGATACAGGGGCGAAACGGACATTCTCCACTTTGACCTCTACAGGCTGAACCACTTTGAAGAGCTTGAGACAATCGGTTTTTTCGAAACCATGGAGGAAAAAGCCACCAAGTTCATAGAGTGGGCGGAAAAGTTCAGGCTTCAAGACGAGCTTGAAAGTTTTGTAATAATTGATATAAAAAATCTCGGCGGCGATGAAAGAGAGCTGCACATAAAGGAATAG